A genomic segment from Paenibacillus sp. FSL K6-1096 encodes:
- a CDS encoding DHA2 family efflux MFS transporter permease subunit: MTDKGQTAPRQFKTLPILISLLIAGFIGMFSETALNVALSDLMNVLQITPTTAQWLTTAYLLTLGILVPISGLLLQWFTTRQLFIAALSFSIAGTFLAAMAPNFEFLLTARVVQAMGTALLLPLMFNTILVIIPPERRGAAMGLIGLVIMVAPAIGPTIAGLLIESLSWHWIFWLALPFLFIALVSGILFMQNVTEVTKPKIDILSILLSSFGFGGIVYGFSSAGESEGWGSPKVIVAIAIGVIALILFCIRQLTMKQPMIDLRAFKFPMFVVGLLMVFICMMVILSSMLILPLYLQQGQGYTAFKAGLLLLPGGIINGLMSPVMGRLFDKYGPKWLVIPGLVLVAVSLWFFSGITATSTVVFVIVLHSVLMIGISMIMMPAQTNGINQLPLEYYPHGTAIMNTLQQVAGAIGTALAVSIMTSGSKSFLQSVKNPADPLNIGAAFTHGVQNAFVFGMVMAIIGLVIAFFIKRVIVSHKTQASMH, from the coding sequence ATGACTGACAAGGGGCAGACAGCGCCCCGGCAATTCAAGACTTTACCTATTCTGATCTCCCTGCTGATTGCCGGATTCATCGGCATGTTCAGTGAGACCGCGTTAAATGTCGCTTTAAGCGATCTGATGAATGTTCTGCAAATAACACCAACGACTGCGCAGTGGCTGACTACCGCTTATCTGCTTACCCTGGGGATTCTGGTTCCGATCTCCGGGCTGCTGCTGCAATGGTTTACGACCCGCCAGCTATTTATCGCCGCCTTATCCTTCTCGATTGCAGGAACGTTCCTGGCAGCGATGGCTCCGAATTTCGAATTCCTGCTTACAGCCAGAGTAGTTCAGGCCATGGGCACTGCACTTCTTCTGCCGCTGATGTTCAACACGATACTGGTGATTATTCCGCCTGAGCGGAGAGGAGCGGCCATGGGATTGATCGGGCTGGTCATCATGGTAGCGCCGGCGATTGGACCTACCATTGCCGGACTGCTGATTGAGAGTCTGAGCTGGCACTGGATCTTCTGGCTGGCTCTGCCGTTCCTGTTCATTGCACTGGTGAGCGGTATTCTGTTCATGCAGAATGTTACGGAAGTGACGAAGCCGAAGATTGACATTCTGTCCATCCTGTTATCCTCCTTCGGATTCGGCGGCATCGTGTACGGGTTCAGCAGCGCCGGTGAATCGGAGGGCTGGGGAAGCCCGAAGGTGATTGTGGCCATTGCAATTGGTGTCATTGCACTGATCCTGTTCTGCATCCGCCAGCTGACGATGAAGCAGCCGATGATTGATCTGCGCGCCTTCAAGTTCCCGATGTTCGTGGTAGGTCTGCTGATGGTCTTCATCTGTATGATGGTCATTCTCTCCTCCATGCTGATTCTTCCGCTGTATCTGCAGCAGGGGCAAGGATATACTGCCTTCAAAGCAGGACTGTTGCTGCTGCCGGGCGGGATCATCAACGGGCTGATGTCGCCGGTGATGGGACGTCTGTTCGATAAATACGGCCCGAAATGGCTGGTTATCCCCGGCCTGGTGCTGGTCGCCGTCTCCTTGTGGTTCTTCTCGGGCATTACGGCTACTTCTACCGTGGTCTTCGTAATTGTGCTGCATAGTGTGCTGATGATCGGTATCTCCATGATTATGATGCCTGCCCAGACCAACGGGATCAACCAGCTTCCGCTGGAATATTACCCGCATGGTACAGCGATCATGAATACCCTTCAGCAGGTAGCGGGTGCGATTGGTACGGCCCTGGCGGTAAGCATTATGACCTCCGGCTCCAAAAGCTTCTTGCAGAGTGTCAAGAACCCGGCTGATCCGCTGAACATTGGCGCTGCCTTCACGCACGGGGTGCAGAATGCCTTTGTCTTCGGGATGGTTATGGCCATCATCGGTCTGGTCATCGCCTTCTTCATCAAGCGTGTTATTGTTTCGCACAAGACGCAGGCTTCCATGCACTAA
- a CDS encoding ABC transporter ATP-binding protein encodes MNAIQVQDLRKTFKVQKNREGLKGAFADLFKRQYSEVTAVKDISFAIPEGEICGYIGENGAGKSTTIKMLTGILVPTAGSLSVGGFVPYEEREKFVQNIGVVFGQRSQLWWDIGVIESFQLLRKVYRVPEQEFKKRLDELVERLALQELLNRPVRKLSLGQRMRCELVAALLHNPSILFLDEPTIGLDIVVKSEIREFLKDMNREHGTTILLTTHDLQDIEALCSRVIMLDDGRIIYDGGLDDLKQRWGTGREVQFQFGTATKLQQLIGWTEGMPVTWTAENELGAKVWIPLELNVSDVLGRVVGQADITDIKIIETNTDDIVRSIYQSGSAEKPEERIAALSDEKEAVHV; translated from the coding sequence ATGAATGCTATTCAAGTACAGGACTTGCGCAAGACCTTCAAAGTCCAAAAAAACCGCGAGGGCCTCAAAGGGGCCTTCGCTGATTTGTTTAAACGGCAATATTCCGAGGTGACCGCAGTCAAGGATATTTCATTCGCTATCCCGGAGGGTGAGATCTGCGGCTACATCGGGGAGAACGGAGCCGGGAAGTCAACAACGATCAAGATGCTTACCGGGATTCTGGTGCCTACCGCCGGCAGCCTGTCTGTTGGCGGCTTCGTGCCGTATGAGGAGCGGGAGAAGTTCGTTCAGAATATCGGCGTGGTCTTCGGCCAGCGCAGCCAGCTCTGGTGGGATATCGGTGTCATCGAGTCGTTCCAGCTGCTGCGCAAGGTGTACCGGGTGCCTGAGCAGGAATTCAAGAAGCGGCTGGATGAGCTGGTCGAGCGGCTGGCGCTGCAGGAGCTGCTGAACCGTCCGGTGCGCAAGCTGAGCCTGGGCCAGCGGATGCGCTGTGAGCTGGTCGCCGCGCTGCTGCATAATCCGTCCATTCTGTTCCTGGATGAGCCGACGATTGGACTCGACATTGTTGTGAAATCGGAGATCCGCGAATTTCTCAAGGACATGAACCGGGAGCATGGAACCACCATTCTGCTGACCACCCATGACCTGCAGGATATTGAAGCGTTGTGCTCCCGTGTGATTATGCTGGATGACGGACGGATTATCTATGACGGTGGTCTGGATGATCTGAAGCAGCGCTGGGGAACCGGACGTGAAGTGCAATTCCAGTTCGGAACAGCCACGAAGCTTCAGCAATTGATTGGCTGGACAGAAGGGATGCCGGTGACCTGGACTGCCGAGAATGAGCTGGGGGCCAAGGTCTGGATTCCGCTGGAGCTGAATGTATCGGATGTGCTGGGCCGCGTTGTAGGACAGGCTGATATTACCGATATCAAAATCATCGAGACCAACACGGACGACATCGTGCGCAGCATCTACCAGTCGGGCTCGGCGGAGAAGCCGGAAGAGCGGATCGCTGCACTGAGCGATGAGAAAGAGGCGGTCCATGTCTAG
- a CDS encoding TetR/AcrR family transcriptional regulator gives MSNRHNAREAIVDTASRLFFTQGYHATGLNQIIKDSESPKGSLYYYFPDGKEELALTCIHRTSEEVAGSLRYYMESEGSAALAVQKFILSMAETAETSSFEGLVPFSFWVAAETSCVSDELRSACQCVFKDWQNVIVQRLIGDGVEEEAAERKAVVAVSLFEGALLLALTSKSTYPLVAAAESVQAILE, from the coding sequence TTGTCGAACAGACATAATGCACGTGAAGCTATTGTGGATACGGCTTCGAGATTGTTTTTCACACAGGGCTATCATGCTACCGGTCTGAATCAGATCATTAAGGACAGCGAATCGCCTAAGGGATCATTGTATTATTACTTCCCTGACGGCAAAGAGGAGCTGGCGCTGACCTGCATTCACCGGACCAGTGAAGAAGTGGCGGGGTCGCTGAGGTATTATATGGAGAGCGAGGGCTCCGCGGCTCTTGCCGTCCAGAAATTCATACTGTCCATGGCGGAGACTGCGGAGACCTCGTCTTTTGAGGGATTGGTACCGTTCAGCTTCTGGGTGGCGGCCGAGACCTCCTGCGTTAGCGATGAGCTGCGCAGCGCCTGTCAATGTGTGTTCAAGGATTGGCAGAATGTCATCGTTCAGCGTCTCATCGGTGATGGGGTGGAGGAAGAAGCGGCGGAACGCAAGGCGGTTGTGGCCGTCTCCTTGTTCGAAGGAGCGCTGCTGCTCGCATTGACAAGCAAGAGCACGTATCCGCTGGTTGCGGCAGCAGAGAGCGTTCAGGCTATTTTGGAATAG
- a CDS encoding ROK family protein: MEDTYIIGIDLGGTNIKAGLFNKQFAAIEELSIPTEAAEGPDHVLERIRLAVAQLCERGGIEERQISCMGLGIPGLLDPEEGLSVFSPNFPGWEQVHVVNEMKPYYGFDIYIDNDVRVNLYGEWQGAGRGYRNLLLLTLGTGLGSGIVHDGKVLYGTTFSAGEIGHMNMFRQGRPCRCGSSGCLGRYVSAVGMVNTFKEKLKEGRASVIETWTEHNTERITAKMISEAYDLGDRLAMDVMHETGELLGFGLANVINLLNPELIIIGGGMSAAGDRLLQRVRETVDAHALKLSGSHCRIVQAGLGSRAGTLGAAVYANQRRLTQTKG; the protein is encoded by the coding sequence GTGGAGGATACATATATCATCGGAATCGATTTAGGCGGAACCAATATCAAGGCAGGTTTGTTTAATAAGCAGTTTGCAGCAATAGAGGAACTGTCCATTCCTACAGAAGCGGCGGAGGGTCCGGACCATGTGCTGGAGCGGATCAGGCTTGCTGTAGCACAGCTATGTGAGCGGGGCGGGATTGAGGAGCGGCAGATCAGTTGTATGGGATTGGGCATACCGGGCCTGCTGGACCCGGAGGAAGGGCTGTCGGTGTTCTCGCCGAACTTCCCCGGCTGGGAGCAGGTTCATGTGGTCAATGAAATGAAGCCTTACTATGGATTTGATATCTATATCGATAATGATGTACGGGTCAATCTCTATGGGGAGTGGCAGGGGGCCGGGCGGGGCTACCGGAATTTGCTGCTGCTTACTCTTGGCACCGGCCTTGGCTCAGGCATTGTCCATGACGGCAAGGTGCTCTACGGGACCACCTTCAGCGCAGGAGAAATCGGACACATGAATATGTTCCGGCAGGGGCGTCCCTGCCGTTGCGGCAGCTCCGGGTGCCTCGGGCGGTATGTGTCTGCCGTGGGAATGGTTAATACGTTCAAGGAGAAGCTTAAGGAAGGGAGAGCCAGCGTGATTGAGACCTGGACGGAGCATAATACTGAGCGAATCACCGCGAAGATGATATCTGAGGCTTATGATCTGGGGGACCGGTTAGCCATGGATGTCATGCATGAGACCGGGGAGCTGCTGGGGTTCGGGCTGGCGAATGTGATTAATCTGCTGAACCCGGAGCTAATTATTATCGGAGGCGGGATGTCGGCAGCGGGAGACCGGCTGCTCCAACGGGTACGTGAAACAGTAGATGCCCATGCCCTGAAGCTCTCCGGCAGCCACTGCCGGATTGTCCAGGCCGGGCTGGGCAGCCGTGCGGGTACTCTGGGAGCGGCTGTATATGCGAATCAGCGGAGACTGACGCAGACGAAGGGATAG
- a CDS encoding NAD-dependent epimerase/dehydratase family protein, with amino-acid sequence MKTIILKPEAVPASYPIPGERPGNARSLVIGGNGGLGYSITQELLSRGKLVTSTYHRSSQALDALRGPLLTISSLDVQNEERLAAVLDGAATVYFCLNVPYSEWHSVMFQALERVTGRLGPGKTLVFPGNVYGYGKLQYLPADERHPKAAQTRKGRLRNRMEEHLVNQAASRGFRYIIPRYPDYYGPNVTNRVFGAIFKRALQARTVMWPVKLDVPHDLVYVGDAAKAAVLLAESRENGEWHVSGSGTIEGRQFIHSIQDAAGTPRKCRVVPGWAVKLAGMFDKEAREFYELLYGYKYPLLLCDSKFMSRFHEYSPTPYKKAIKETLHWFREQEE; translated from the coding sequence GTGAAAACCATCATTCTTAAGCCAGAAGCAGTTCCTGCAAGTTATCCAATACCGGGTGAGAGACCAGGCAATGCCAGGAGCCTTGTCATCGGAGGCAATGGAGGACTCGGCTATTCAATTACACAGGAGCTGCTCTCCCGGGGAAAGCTGGTCACTTCGACCTACCATCGGTCCAGTCAAGCGCTTGATGCATTAAGAGGACCGCTGCTGACAATATCTTCACTGGATGTACAGAATGAGGAGAGACTGGCGGCTGTGCTGGATGGAGCAGCGACAGTCTATTTCTGTCTTAATGTGCCTTACTCGGAATGGCATTCGGTTATGTTCCAGGCGCTGGAACGGGTGACGGGCCGGCTTGGGCCCGGCAAGACGCTGGTCTTCCCCGGCAATGTCTACGGATACGGCAAGCTTCAATATCTCCCGGCAGATGAACGTCACCCCAAGGCGGCACAGACCCGCAAGGGCCGGCTGCGCAACCGGATGGAGGAGCACCTGGTGAATCAGGCGGCCAGCCGCGGCTTCCGTTACATTATTCCCAGGTATCCCGACTATTACGGTCCTAATGTGACCAACAGGGTATTTGGAGCGATATTCAAGCGGGCACTCCAGGCGCGGACCGTGATGTGGCCGGTGAAGCTGGATGTGCCCCATGACCTGGTCTATGTCGGTGATGCAGCCAAGGCAGCCGTACTGCTGGCAGAGAGCAGAGAGAACGGGGAATGGCATGTATCCGGCTCAGGCACGATTGAAGGCCGCCAGTTTATCCACAGCATCCAGGATGCAGCGGGCACTCCCCGGAAATGCCGGGTGGTGCCGGGCTGGGCGGTCAAGCTGGCCGGGATGTTCGATAAAGAGGCAAGGGAGTTCTACGAGCTGCTCTACGGATACAAGTATCCGCTGCTGTTATGCGACAGCAAATTCATGAGCAGATTCCACGAGTATTCCCCAACTCCATATAAGAAGGCGATCAAAGAGACGCTACACTGGTTCCGGGAACAGGAGGAATAG
- a CDS encoding GTP cyclohydrolase II — protein MTKPDILTILQNKIQHISMDNSTNILVGPIKLPVNLDGETVTFQWYSWLKVTDDELIQAEGAAATELLIQRLSSMNLADGQQSSVLVYGDFQHSDDALIRMHSICHTGDIFGSKRCDCGFQLHQSMKMIAEHGSGALFYLANHEGRGIGLFSKAMAYLLQEEGYDTVEANLELGFADDSRDYRDAISVLQRLRSKPVTLITNNPKKLEALRAAGMNTVKRVPLWGDVSVFNEKYLRTKVVRSGHLEAVPDAGYLEGRVAK, from the coding sequence ATGACGAAACCAGATATCCTTACTATATTACAGAACAAGATCCAGCATATCTCCATGGACAATTCCACCAACATCCTCGTTGGACCTATTAAGCTGCCTGTTAATCTGGATGGAGAGACGGTTACCTTCCAGTGGTACAGCTGGTTGAAGGTGACGGATGATGAACTCATTCAGGCTGAAGGCGCAGCCGCAACAGAGCTGCTCATACAGCGCCTGTCTTCAATGAACCTGGCGGATGGACAACAATCGAGCGTGCTTGTATACGGCGATTTCCAGCATTCCGACGATGCGCTGATCCGCATGCACAGCATCTGCCATACCGGCGATATCTTCGGCAGCAAGCGCTGCGATTGCGGCTTCCAGCTGCACCAATCGATGAAGATGATCGCAGAGCATGGCTCCGGAGCGCTGTTCTATCTCGCGAATCATGAAGGCAGAGGCATCGGCCTGTTCAGCAAGGCGATGGCTTACCTGCTTCAGGAAGAGGGATATGATACGGTCGAAGCTAACCTGGAGCTGGGATTTGCCGATGATTCCAGAGATTACAGAGACGCGATCAGCGTGCTTCAGCGCTTGCGCAGCAAGCCGGTTACTCTGATTACCAACAACCCGAAGAAGCTGGAGGCGCTGAGAGCCGCCGGAATGAATACCGTCAAGCGGGTGCCGCTGTGGGGGGATGTTTCGGTCTTCAACGAGAAATACCTGCGGACCAAGGTTGTCCGTTCCGGGCATCTGGAGGCTGTGCCGGATGCCGGTTATCTGGAAGGCCGGGTGGCCAAATAA
- a CDS encoding DUF4395 domain-containing protein, giving the protein MNPLPSAQGIPRPLVKINQAFIVISVLLALFTGIRWILALPLAAGLSGLLFSYNPVMKLSSRLLTKPRSAYVLEDPEQQQFNQKIAVFCLAAGLVSFTAGWTVAGYLFTIMVAVAATVAILGFCIGCFIHYQWKMYIFRRKQAQPHK; this is encoded by the coding sequence GTGAATCCATTACCTTCCGCTCAGGGAATTCCCCGGCCGCTGGTGAAGATTAATCAGGCTTTTATTGTGATCTCTGTACTACTTGCCTTATTTACAGGAATCCGCTGGATTCTTGCGCTTCCGCTTGCTGCCGGATTATCAGGCTTGCTGTTCAGCTATAATCCTGTAATGAAGCTAAGCAGCCGGCTGCTGACCAAGCCGCGTTCTGCTTATGTGCTGGAAGACCCGGAGCAGCAGCAATTCAACCAGAAGATTGCCGTCTTCTGTCTGGCTGCGGGACTGGTCAGCTTTACGGCCGGCTGGACGGTTGCCGGATATCTTTTCACGATTATGGTTGCAGTCGCGGCAACAGTCGCTATTCTCGGGTTCTGCATCGGCTGCTTCATCCATTATCAATGGAAAATGTACATCTTCAGACGCAAGCAAGCACAGCCTCACAAGTAA
- a CDS encoding ABC-2 family transporter protein: protein MYYLGLLIEYLKNYMKTRLTYRADFWVEVISDLLFQATNFIFIMVIFMHTDSLGGWNQNEVVFVYGFFMVPFGVFSCFVNMWGFSERYIVKGEMDRILTRPAHNLFQIFLENVDPPALFGSVIGLIIMGISGSNLGLPFEWWTLPMLILLTLSAVAIYTGIYTTLTSLSFYSDAPTGILPLMYNIQTYGRYPVTIYNRAIQVLLTWIIPFAFVGIYPAALFLHRDEMRTMALLTPLVGAVFLSIGLMAWSYGVKRYKGAGS from the coding sequence ATGTATTACCTGGGCTTATTGATTGAATATCTGAAGAATTATATGAAAACACGGCTCACCTACCGCGCGGATTTCTGGGTGGAGGTGATCTCCGACCTGCTGTTCCAGGCCACGAACTTCATCTTCATAATGGTCATCTTCATGCATACGGACAGCCTGGGCGGCTGGAATCAGAACGAAGTCGTCTTCGTCTATGGCTTCTTTATGGTGCCGTTCGGAGTGTTCAGCTGTTTCGTGAATATGTGGGGCTTCAGTGAACGCTATATCGTCAAAGGCGAGATGGACCGCATTCTCACCCGTCCGGCGCATAATCTGTTCCAGATTTTCCTGGAAAATGTGGACCCGCCTGCCTTGTTCGGCTCCGTCATCGGGCTGATTATCATGGGAATCAGCGGCAGCAACCTGGGCCTGCCATTTGAATGGTGGACCCTGCCGATGCTGATTCTGCTGACGCTCAGTGCGGTAGCCATCTATACAGGCATTTATACGACACTAACCTCGTTGTCGTTCTATTCGGATGCGCCGACCGGTATTCTGCCGCTGATGTACAACATCCAGACATACGGGCGTTATCCGGTAACCATCTATAACCGGGCGATTCAGGTGCTGCTGACCTGGATCATCCCGTTTGCTTTTGTCGGCATCTATCCGGCGGCCTTGTTCCTGCACCGCGATGAGATGCGAACGATGGCGCTGCTCACTCCGCTTGTGGGTGCGGTCTTCCTCAGCATCGGCCTGATGGCCTGGAGCTATGGCGTCAAGCGGTACAAGGGTGCCGGTTCTTAA
- a CDS encoding FtsW/RodA/SpoVE family cell cycle protein: protein MEPNQKVLNRYLNKVCAEVRAKGMHDEIREELSGHFADLMTERQEQGATEEEAQQYAIAQLGDPQAIGRELHQIHKPRIPWALLIGVILLSAVSLLGMGAVEAGVKDYIPDALMLRQLVFIALGVAVMAIMYFINFKQLQRASGWIYGGTLLMLGASLWLGPDMMNGSRRYVGVLGFPFDLIGFSPYLFVIALAGIWKKPGVMRTTGGGMRQWADLGLLLLPAAIYCIVPSFAELVVYLAVALPLYVWITRRWVRAVVIAAVFAGVGAIYVWNRIGTGYYSFINGLIYDTLTSAGWGGQGIAGIAVEKRLPYPYTDLFPVYLIQSFGWAGGLLLLVLVCWFALRMIAYTRSVSDAYGRALIFALSLMLAIRLIYGLSILTGRMPLISIPFPFLSYGQHVFIEFAALGLLMGVYRRKDMVPAAQVPA, encoded by the coding sequence ATGGAACCGAATCAGAAGGTATTGAACCGCTATTTGAATAAGGTATGCGCCGAGGTGAGGGCCAAAGGGATGCACGATGAGATCCGGGAGGAGCTTAGCGGACATTTCGCCGACCTGATGACGGAGAGGCAAGAGCAGGGGGCGACCGAGGAAGAGGCACAGCAATATGCCATCGCGCAATTGGGTGATCCGCAGGCCATTGGCCGGGAGCTGCACCAGATACACAAGCCCCGGATTCCTTGGGCGCTGCTGATAGGCGTGATTCTGCTGTCAGCTGTAAGTTTGTTAGGGATGGGGGCTGTGGAAGCGGGAGTTAAGGATTACATTCCTGATGCTCTGATGCTGCGCCAGTTGGTATTTATCGCCCTTGGAGTTGCTGTAATGGCTATCATGTATTTCATCAATTTCAAGCAGTTGCAGCGGGCTTCGGGGTGGATTTATGGCGGAACATTACTAATGCTTGGGGCCAGTCTATGGCTTGGTCCAGATATGATGAATGGCAGCAGGCGTTATGTTGGAGTTCTGGGCTTCCCGTTTGATCTGATTGGATTCAGTCCATATCTCTTTGTCATTGCGCTGGCAGGAATCTGGAAGAAACCAGGTGTGATGCGCACCACCGGCGGGGGGATGAGACAGTGGGCGGATTTAGGTCTGCTGCTGTTGCCTGCGGCCATTTACTGTATCGTTCCGTCTTTTGCCGAGCTGGTTGTATATCTGGCGGTTGCATTACCTTTATATGTATGGATCACCCGGCGCTGGGTTAGAGCTGTTGTAATCGCTGCAGTATTTGCAGGTGTTGGGGCAATCTACGTATGGAATAGAATAGGGACGGGTTATTATAGTTTCATTAACGGTTTGATTTACGACACCTTAACCTCCGCAGGCTGGGGAGGTCAGGGTATTGCTGGGATAGCTGTTGAGAAGCGTTTGCCCTATCCTTATACAGACCTTTTCCCAGTATATTTGATTCAGAGCTTCGGTTGGGCCGGGGGCCTGCTGCTGCTTGTGCTGGTCTGCTGGTTTGCACTCAGAATGATCGCCTATACCCGCTCTGTCAGCGATGCCTATGGGCGGGCGCTGATCTTTGCACTCTCTCTAATGTTAGCGATCCGCTTAATCTACGGTTTGTCTATTCTCACCGGCAGAATGCCGCTGATCTCGATACCGTTCCCGTTCCTGAGCTACGGACAGCATGTGTTCATTGAATTCGCCGCCCTCGGGCTGCTGATGGGGGTCTACCGGCGGAAGGATATGGTCCCTGCGGCACAAGTTCCCGCTTGA
- a CDS encoding helix-turn-helix domain-containing protein: MNEFEMCPRFEKAVDVLSKRWVALIVFVLMDGPRRFGEIEHCLSNLSGKVLSDRLKEMENEGIIQRTVYPEIPVRIEYSLTKKGTALAPILGEISNWSTEWIEIGAAK, encoded by the coding sequence ATGAATGAATTCGAAATGTGTCCCCGCTTTGAGAAGGCAGTGGATGTACTCAGCAAACGGTGGGTAGCGCTCATCGTATTCGTCCTGATGGATGGTCCGCGGCGGTTCGGTGAGATCGAGCATTGCTTATCCAACTTAAGCGGTAAGGTATTGTCCGACCGGCTCAAGGAGATGGAGAACGAAGGCATTATCCAGCGTACTGTATATCCCGAGATTCCTGTACGGATTGAGTATTCGCTGACCAAGAAAGGCACAGCACTGGCCCCTATCCTTGGGGAGATCAGCAACTGGTCCACGGAATGGATCGAGATTGGCGCGGCCAAATGA
- a CDS encoding PadR family transcriptional regulator produces MKVSKEMLKGSTGTMILTLLLDRPLYGYELIKELEQRSQGVFALKEGTLYPILHAMESEHWVEAYWTVVDGRKRKYYRLLEEGRHKLQEKREEWKLFKGAVDSVLGEGSA; encoded by the coding sequence ATGAAGGTCAGCAAGGAGATGCTGAAGGGCAGCACAGGGACTATGATTCTTACGCTGCTGCTGGACAGACCGCTGTATGGTTACGAGCTGATTAAAGAGCTGGAGCAGCGCTCGCAGGGGGTTTTTGCGCTGAAGGAAGGCACGCTCTACCCGATTCTTCATGCGATGGAGAGTGAACACTGGGTGGAAGCCTACTGGACGGTGGTCGACGGTCGCAAGCGCAAGTATTACCGGCTGCTGGAGGAAGGCAGGCATAAGCTGCAGGAGAAGCGTGAGGAGTGGAAGCTGTTCAAAGGGGCAGTGGACTCTGTACTGGGGGAGGGCAGTGCGTAA
- a CDS encoding ABC-2 family transporter protein, translating into MLGAYFDFIRIRFLTMLAYRVNYYSGILIYTLNIGVNYFTWRAIYGDGQSLGGFTGAQMTTYVAVSWMARAFYFNNLDREISTDIRDGSIAIQFIRPYNYVLVKMMQGLGEGLFRFMMLMIPGMVIAILLFPVQLPTEPSAWAGFLVMLFFSFLISSQINIITGLSAFFVENNEGMMRMKRVVVDLFSGLIVPITLFPDWLASVLKLLPFQAITYLPGSVFTGRVQGVGIWNVLGIQVIWFLLLLIPIVWLYHAARKRLFVQGG; encoded by the coding sequence CTGCTTGGCGCTTATTTCGACTTCATCCGTATCCGGTTCCTGACGATGCTCGCTTACCGTGTGAATTATTATTCGGGCATCCTGATCTATACGCTGAACATCGGGGTCAATTATTTCACCTGGCGGGCGATCTACGGGGACGGCCAGTCGCTTGGCGGCTTCACCGGAGCGCAGATGACTACGTATGTTGCGGTCTCATGGATGGCGCGGGCCTTCTATTTCAATAACCTGGACCGGGAGATTTCTACGGATATCCGGGACGGCAGCATCGCCATCCAGTTCATCCGGCCTTATAATTACGTGCTGGTCAAAATGATGCAGGGACTCGGCGAAGGCCTGTTCCGCTTCATGATGCTGATGATTCCGGGCATGGTAATCGCCATTCTGCTGTTTCCGGTGCAGCTCCCGACCGAGCCTTCGGCCTGGGCGGGCTTCCTGGTCATGCTGTTCTTCAGCTTCCTGATCAGCTCGCAGATCAACATTATTACCGGTCTGTCGGCCTTCTTCGTCGAGAACAATGAGGGGATGATGCGCATGAAGCGAGTGGTCGTGGACCTGTTCTCCGGCCTGATTGTGCCGATCACCCTGTTCCCGGACTGGCTGGCCTCGGTGCTGAAGCTGCTTCCCTTTCAAGCCATTACGTATCTGCCGGGCTCTGTATTCACAGGCCGCGTGCAGGGCGTAGGCATCTGGAATGTGCTGGGAATCCAGGTGATCTGGTTCCTGCTGCTGCTGATTCCGATTGTCTGGCTATATCACGCGGCGCGTAAGCGGCTGTTCGTGCAGGGAGGTTAA